A region from the Candidatus Binatia bacterium genome encodes:
- a CDS encoding enoyl-CoA hydratase/isomerase family protein: protein MSNRVQLSRPREGVALIEMNTADIGGFVSWEAVNGLADALQEARESGVRVSVLSSAFAGHWFEHAWLRDICDMITKKPTSGPAEGWFRTLSELAAPEVVTIAAVSGSCAGGGAELGWACDLRVAEEQATFSQPEVLLGLTTGIGGTSRLMRLVGRTVAAEMVLDGAPMPARRIYELGGVNRVVPEGGAVKAALDWAERLAGRPAAALAALKRILNDNDDKPLTEALRNEQVEFQKIASTPDAIALMERTQARFDAGESIREVYGPAREED from the coding sequence ATGTCGAACCGAGTCCAGCTGAGCCGCCCCCGCGAGGGAGTGGCATTGATTGAGATGAACACCGCCGACATCGGCGGATTCGTTTCCTGGGAGGCCGTGAACGGCCTCGCCGACGCACTTCAGGAAGCGCGCGAAAGCGGGGTGCGCGTCTCGGTTCTGTCTTCCGCATTCGCCGGGCATTGGTTCGAGCACGCCTGGCTCCGCGACATCTGCGACATGATCACGAAAAAGCCGACGAGTGGTCCGGCGGAAGGATGGTTCCGAACGCTCAGCGAACTGGCGGCCCCCGAGGTCGTGACCATCGCGGCCGTATCCGGCTCGTGCGCCGGCGGTGGGGCCGAACTCGGCTGGGCGTGCGACCTCCGCGTGGCGGAAGAGCAAGCAACGTTCAGCCAACCCGAGGTCCTGCTCGGGTTGACCACGGGGATCGGCGGGACGAGTCGGCTGATGCGTCTCGTCGGGCGAACGGTCGCGGCCGAGATGGTACTCGACGGTGCGCCGATGCCGGCACGCCGCATCTACGAGCTCGGCGGCGTGAACCGCGTGGTGCCCGAGGGGGGTGCGGTGAAGGCGGCTCTCGACTGGGCCGAACGGCTGGCCGGTCGTCCGGCGGCGGCCCTCGCCGCCCTGAAGCGAATTCTGAACGACAACGACGACAAGCCTCTGACCGAAGCGCTGCGCAACGAGCAGGTCGAGTTTCAAAAGATCGCATCGACGCCGGACGCCATCGCTCTCATGGAACGCACGCAAGCGCGGTTCGACGCGGGCGAATCGATTCGGGAGGTCTACGGACCCGCCCGAGAGGAGGACTGA
- a CDS encoding SDR family NAD(P)-dependent oxidoreductase — MDLELEGKRVIVTGGSKGIGRAITERFLREGARVAICARKEDVLSAAAEEMAALGEIHHRAAHMGKPDEPAEFANWAAERLGGLDIVVSNVSAMNTDFRRCVEVDIMGAQSLLRTSLDHMEANAGANLICIASRAASVGIPFLQSYAAVKAATVSMVKSLALELAGRGIRANVVSPGDIKFEGGVWGRAETEDPKLYKSILRENPMGRLGRPEEIADVVAFIASERASFVSGAHLLVDGAATRSLQL; from the coding sequence ATGGATCTCGAGCTCGAGGGAAAACGCGTCATCGTCACCGGCGGCAGTAAGGGAATCGGCCGCGCCATCACCGAACGGTTCTTGCGCGAAGGCGCTCGGGTCGCGATCTGCGCACGGAAGGAAGACGTCCTTTCGGCCGCAGCGGAAGAGATGGCGGCCCTCGGCGAGATCCATCATCGCGCCGCCCACATGGGGAAACCCGACGAGCCGGCCGAGTTCGCGAACTGGGCGGCCGAACGGCTCGGCGGCCTCGACATCGTGGTCTCCAACGTGAGCGCCATGAACACCGACTTTCGCCGCTGCGTCGAGGTCGACATCATGGGAGCGCAGTCGTTGCTCCGCACGTCGCTCGACCACATGGAGGCAAACGCCGGTGCGAACCTGATCTGCATCGCCTCACGAGCCGCGTCGGTCGGAATCCCCTTTCTGCAGTCCTACGCGGCCGTCAAGGCGGCGACGGTGAGCATGGTCAAATCGCTCGCGCTCGAACTCGCCGGCCGAGGCATCCGTGCGAACGTCGTCTCGCCGGGCGATATCAAGTTCGAAGGCGGCGTCTGGGGACGCGCTGAAACCGAGGACCCCAAGCTCTACAAATCTATCCTCCGCGAGAACCCGATGGGTCGACTCGGGCGCCCCGAGGAGATCGCCGACGTCGTGGCCTTCATCGCGAGCGAGCGCGCGAGCTTCGTGTCCGGCGCGCACCTCCTCGTCGACGGCGCCGCGACCCGGAGCCTGCAACTCTAG
- the purM gene encoding phosphoribosylformylglycinamidine cyclo-ligase, with amino-acid sequence MSSDEVKSYAESGVDVVGLEGGLGKLVARLAETNSFPRRGKPALPNGFFANVLDLGGGMGLAIGTDGVGTKILVAHALRRYDTVGIDLIAMNVNDVLCVGAEPIALVDYIAVPGTDAELLDQLSQGLVEGARQARISIPGGEIAQVKDLLRPHEPDGRESFDVVATAVGVVSMDKLIVGRDVAPGDVVIGLAASGIHSNGLTLARKVLANGHGAEAYSERPGVLGGRSVGEELLVPTRIYVREVMALLDAGLPVRALAHITGDGLLNLLRIDAQDIGFEFDDLLEPPLLYELIAERAKLDNAEMYATFNMGIGFCIVLPEDAADKALELVRAEGSVAKVIGRAVRDPSNSVKLPSVGIVGAGKSFYKA; translated from the coding sequence GTGAGTTCGGACGAGGTGAAGAGTTACGCGGAATCGGGAGTGGACGTGGTCGGTCTCGAGGGGGGGCTGGGCAAGCTCGTTGCCCGCCTGGCCGAGACAAACTCGTTTCCGCGGCGCGGCAAGCCGGCGCTTCCCAACGGGTTCTTTGCCAACGTGCTCGACCTGGGGGGTGGCATGGGGCTGGCGATTGGTACCGACGGTGTCGGTACCAAAATCCTGGTCGCCCACGCGCTGCGCCGATACGACACCGTCGGAATTGACCTCATCGCCATGAACGTGAACGACGTCCTGTGCGTCGGCGCCGAGCCGATCGCCCTGGTGGACTACATTGCGGTCCCCGGTACGGACGCGGAGCTCTTGGACCAGCTATCGCAAGGGCTGGTCGAAGGCGCGCGGCAGGCGAGGATTAGCATTCCCGGTGGCGAGATCGCGCAGGTGAAGGACCTCCTCCGCCCGCACGAGCCCGACGGGCGTGAGAGCTTCGACGTGGTGGCGACCGCCGTCGGCGTCGTCTCGATGGACAAGCTGATCGTAGGGCGCGACGTCGCACCGGGTGATGTCGTGATCGGCCTCGCCGCCTCGGGCATCCACTCGAACGGGCTCACCCTCGCGAGGAAAGTGCTGGCGAACGGGCACGGGGCCGAGGCGTACTCCGAGCGCCCCGGGGTACTCGGCGGCCGCAGTGTCGGCGAAGAACTGCTCGTCCCGACACGGATCTATGTGCGCGAGGTGATGGCCCTTCTCGATGCCGGGCTTCCGGTGCGGGCGCTGGCCCACATCACTGGAGACGGGCTCCTGAACCTCCTGCGGATCGATGCGCAGGACATCGGCTTCGAGTTCGACGACCTCCTCGAGCCGCCGCTTCTGTACGAGCTGATCGCCGAGCGCGCGAAGCTCGACAACGCCGAGATGTACGCCACGTTCAACATGGGTATCGGCTTCTGCATCGTCCTTCCCGAAGACGCGGCAGACAAGGCGCTCGAGTTGGTTCGCGCCGAGGGGTCCGTGGCCAAGGTCATCGGCCGGGCGGTCCGGGATCCTTCGAACTCTGTGAAACTTCCGTCCGTCGGGATCGTGGGGGCAGGAAAGAGCTTCTACAAGGCCTAG
- a CDS encoding CoA transferase → MPLSGLRVLDLSDHAGALCSRILGECGADVVRVEPPGGAPIRRLEPLRGGESLAHLYANHSKRSVVLDLASDAGLDALSTLARSADVIVDARSMAPALPVGSPDPLDAAPLGAVVLRVTPFGLTGPHAAWRGSDLICAARGGMVFVNGHPDEAPLAPFGLAAYTATGIVGAIAALVGLAARDRTGEGQIIDLSVEAATAGAVEHVTGLYRQTGLVQRRQGTLHWSRTFRIGAALDGLVLLTHLGDWTTLSEWVASECADARELTDPRWQDVAERKAHAESIFGGLDAWLATRSTREVCEGAQLRRLPFAEARRPETLAAEPQLAARGFVDVRRVGAETVALPGAPCRFSARSEGPGRLPAAPGADCEAVFQEWGHVGSAGRTPQGHSSDLPLDGVVVLDFTWVVAGPVATRTLADQGARVVKVERRNASDFGTRRSGLTGNLNRGKQSIVIDMETEAGRHLAQRLAAEADVVIDNFSARVMQGWGLDYDSLQRRRIDAIAVRLTGFGLDGPARDQVSYGPTLQALVGYPHLMRTEGGAAAGWGYSWSDMAAGLMGAFATLAALRHRNRTGEGQVVDLSQFENLVALLGPSVLDLLAGREVEAPANGSQEGARTPQGIYRCASDGADDDRWLALSIADDAMWGRLAAVLARDGEVWAVAQEWSELAQRQARRQEIDARLSGWTRRLRAEDAETRLQEAGVEAALVANGADLAADPQLAARGYFETAAAEGEEEHVFDGIPFLSGRSPGRVAAPGPLCGEHADSVLSELLGLGSAEIQKLRDQEVIG, encoded by the coding sequence ATGCCGCTCTCGGGCCTGCGCGTTCTCGATCTCTCGGATCACGCCGGGGCGTTGTGCTCCCGGATCCTTGGGGAGTGCGGCGCGGACGTGGTTCGGGTCGAGCCGCCCGGGGGCGCGCCGATTCGTCGCCTCGAGCCATTGCGCGGGGGCGAGAGCCTCGCACATCTTTACGCGAACCACAGCAAGCGCAGTGTCGTTCTCGATCTCGCGTCGGATGCGGGCCTCGACGCGCTGAGCACGCTCGCGCGCAGCGCCGACGTGATCGTGGACGCGCGGTCCATGGCGCCGGCGCTGCCGGTGGGATCGCCGGATCCGCTGGATGCGGCGCCTCTGGGTGCGGTCGTGCTTCGGGTGACGCCTTTCGGTCTGACGGGTCCGCATGCGGCTTGGAGGGGTTCGGATCTCATCTGCGCCGCGCGCGGGGGCATGGTCTTTGTGAACGGTCATCCGGACGAGGCGCCCCTCGCGCCCTTCGGCCTGGCGGCCTACACGGCGACCGGGATCGTCGGTGCGATCGCCGCTCTCGTCGGCCTGGCCGCACGTGACCGGACGGGCGAAGGCCAGATCATCGATCTCTCCGTCGAGGCGGCGACGGCGGGTGCGGTGGAACACGTGACTGGGCTGTATCGCCAGACCGGTCTCGTGCAGCGTCGGCAGGGAACGCTGCACTGGAGCCGCACCTTCCGGATAGGAGCCGCTCTCGACGGCCTGGTCTTGCTCACGCACCTCGGGGACTGGACGACGCTTTCCGAGTGGGTCGCGAGTGAATGCGCTGACGCGCGGGAGCTCACGGATCCGCGTTGGCAAGACGTTGCGGAGAGGAAGGCCCATGCCGAGTCGATCTTTGGCGGGCTCGACGCGTGGTTGGCGACACGGTCAACGCGGGAGGTGTGCGAGGGCGCGCAGCTTCGTCGGCTCCCGTTCGCAGAAGCGCGTCGGCCTGAGACTCTTGCGGCCGAGCCTCAGTTGGCCGCGCGAGGCTTCGTGGATGTCCGGAGGGTAGGGGCTGAGACGGTCGCGCTCCCCGGCGCTCCCTGCCGGTTTTCGGCGCGATCGGAAGGGCCGGGCCGTCTGCCCGCGGCGCCCGGCGCCGATTGCGAGGCCGTCTTCCAGGAGTGGGGTCATGTCGGCTCGGCGGGGCGGACGCCCCAAGGGCACTCGTCGGACCTACCGCTCGACGGCGTCGTGGTTCTCGACTTCACCTGGGTCGTCGCCGGGCCGGTCGCCACGCGGACTCTCGCGGACCAGGGTGCGCGCGTCGTGAAGGTGGAGCGCCGCAATGCTTCGGACTTCGGGACGAGGCGCAGTGGTTTGACCGGGAACCTAAATCGCGGGAAGCAGAGCATCGTGATCGACATGGAGACGGAAGCAGGCCGCCATTTGGCGCAGCGTCTCGCGGCCGAGGCCGACGTCGTGATCGATAACTTCTCGGCGCGTGTGATGCAGGGGTGGGGTCTCGACTACGACTCGCTGCAGCGGCGCCGCATCGACGCGATCGCCGTGCGTCTGACCGGGTTCGGCCTCGACGGACCGGCGCGAGATCAGGTGAGCTACGGCCCAACCCTGCAAGCGCTCGTCGGGTACCCACATCTGATGCGAACCGAGGGAGGCGCGGCGGCGGGTTGGGGCTATTCCTGGTCCGACATGGCGGCTGGGCTAATGGGTGCGTTCGCGACGCTGGCCGCGCTTCGGCATCGAAACCGGACTGGGGAGGGACAGGTCGTCGACCTGTCGCAGTTCGAGAACCTCGTGGCTCTCCTCGGCCCCAGCGTTCTGGACTTGCTTGCCGGACGCGAGGTGGAGGCACCTGCAAACGGTTCCCAGGAAGGCGCGCGCACGCCGCAGGGAATCTATCGCTGTGCCTCCGACGGCGCGGATGACGATCGATGGCTCGCTCTCTCGATCGCCGATGACGCGATGTGGGGACGTCTCGCCGCAGTCCTGGCGCGTGACGGCGAGGTCTGGGCGGTCGCCCAGGAGTGGTCCGAGCTCGCCCAGCGTCAGGCGAGGCGGCAGGAGATCGATGCGCGTCTCTCGGGCTGGACTCGCCGACTACGCGCAGAAGACGCCGAGACCCGACTCCAGGAGGCGGGCGTCGAGGCGGCCCTCGTCGCGAATGGAGCCGACCTCGCGGCGGATCCGCAGCTGGCGGCACGGGGCTATTTCGAAACGGCGGCCGCGGAAGGCGAGGAGGAGCACGTGTTCGACGGAATTCCGTTCTTGTCGGGTCGGAGCCCGGGCCGAGTAGCCGCTCCGGGGCCGCTCTGCGGAGAGCACGCGGATTCGGTACTGTCCGAACTGCTCGGGCTCGGATCGGCTGAGATCCAGAAGCTTCGGGACCAGGAGGTGATCGGGTGA
- a CDS encoding VWA domain-containing protein has translation MSDDSDGLDAHTVESDLYDRAAIARLRAGSVAWKNLDAEGGRLVPHFDALLDDVFCALFKYNVVSFDPQATAPSTALNRKVVSELLEGQAYPALRPKTLLDEAHAGLATVSIGESLLKALREDRVLTAGDLLDLWSLSREEEKVRDAEEQSEVAEDLASAQEAQEAAETESGDEIAVPAGEVEGDAEDIEILDSAADEGAAPPGEGEPASGEPGAEGEPGAEGEGGSGDPSAMRRAAASAKRAARVAAAQQRQKERHVEEGLERVRDRLEKSILGAAAQAATKVQDLPEALSSWGRGLGAGGKLDAGQRIDLGRRLADNPKLQKLAKVFGRMRENALAVRRKVLDRADQEMFEVGRHRSLDDIARLVPHELVALTHPLLKRDFQRRLLDGGLLTYSLKGVDSHGHGPIVVCLDTSSSMSGDKEIWSKAVTLTFVEIARRQRRRCHVVCFADAKALKEFDMNPGTAWQVALDETMDLAEHFSGGGTDFMAPLDAAVDKISGREMKRADIVLITDGESAVDPEWREEFHRAKKKRNFSLYAILIDLGSARSETVEDLADRISRISELTEDGREIFSRPGER, from the coding sequence GTGAGCGACGACTCGGACGGGCTCGACGCTCACACCGTCGAGTCTGATCTGTACGATCGAGCCGCAATCGCGCGCCTGCGTGCCGGCTCCGTGGCCTGGAAGAACCTCGACGCCGAGGGCGGCCGGCTCGTTCCGCATTTCGATGCACTGCTCGACGACGTCTTCTGCGCTCTCTTTAAGTACAACGTCGTCTCGTTCGATCCACAGGCGACCGCACCGAGCACCGCGCTCAACCGCAAGGTGGTGTCGGAACTGCTCGAAGGACAGGCCTACCCGGCGTTACGGCCGAAGACCCTTCTCGACGAAGCGCATGCCGGTCTAGCGACCGTGTCGATCGGCGAATCGCTCTTGAAGGCTCTCCGTGAGGATCGCGTACTCACCGCCGGCGACCTCTTGGATCTCTGGAGCCTCTCGCGGGAAGAGGAGAAGGTCCGCGACGCCGAGGAACAGTCGGAGGTCGCCGAAGATCTCGCTTCTGCGCAGGAAGCGCAGGAGGCCGCGGAGACCGAATCCGGCGACGAGATCGCGGTCCCGGCGGGCGAGGTCGAAGGAGACGCCGAAGACATCGAGATACTGGACTCGGCTGCGGACGAAGGTGCGGCGCCGCCGGGTGAGGGCGAGCCGGCATCCGGCGAACCCGGAGCCGAAGGTGAGCCCGGTGCCGAGGGTGAAGGGGGCTCGGGTGATCCCAGCGCGATGCGCCGTGCGGCCGCGAGCGCCAAGCGCGCCGCGCGAGTTGCGGCGGCGCAGCAGAGGCAGAAGGAGCGACACGTCGAAGAGGGCCTGGAGCGGGTCCGGGACCGGCTTGAGAAGAGCATCCTCGGGGCGGCCGCGCAGGCCGCAACGAAGGTGCAGGACCTGCCCGAGGCGCTTTCGAGTTGGGGGCGCGGTCTCGGGGCCGGAGGAAAGCTCGACGCGGGGCAGCGCATCGACCTCGGCCGCCGTCTGGCCGACAACCCGAAGCTGCAGAAGCTCGCGAAGGTGTTCGGTCGTATGCGGGAGAACGCGCTTGCTGTCCGTCGGAAAGTGCTCGATCGGGCCGATCAGGAGATGTTCGAGGTCGGCCGCCACCGCAGCCTCGACGACATCGCTCGCTTGGTGCCGCACGAGTTGGTCGCGCTGACGCATCCGCTTCTGAAGCGTGACTTCCAACGACGTCTCCTAGACGGTGGACTTCTCACATACTCGCTCAAGGGCGTGGACTCGCACGGCCATGGTCCGATCGTGGTGTGCCTCGATACGAGCTCGTCGATGTCGGGTGACAAGGAGATCTGGTCGAAAGCGGTGACGCTCACGTTTGTCGAGATCGCTCGCCGGCAGCGACGCCGTTGTCACGTGGTCTGCTTCGCGGATGCGAAGGCGTTGAAGGAGTTCGACATGAACCCGGGTACGGCCTGGCAGGTAGCGCTCGACGAGACGATGGACCTCGCCGAGCACTTCTCCGGGGGTGGCACTGACTTCATGGCGCCGCTCGACGCGGCCGTCGACAAGATCTCTGGTCGCGAGATGAAGCGGGCGGACATCGTTCTCATCACCGATGGCGAGTCCGCGGTCGACCCGGAATGGAGGGAGGAGTTCCATCGCGCGAAGAAGAAGCGCAACTTCTCGCTGTACGCGATCCTGATCGACCTCGGTTCCGCGCGAAGCGAGACGGTCGAGGATCTGGCCGATCGGATCTCGCGGATCTCCGAGCTCACCGAAGACGGGCGGGAGATCTTCTCGCGGCCCGGCGAGCGCTGA
- a CDS encoding AAA family ATPase has translation MDPGVEPAREKLQAVAAELSQAFIERNAVVEGSLAALLAGQHVLLVGPPGTAKSMLADGVCRRIEGARYFQWLLTKFTTPEEVFGAVSLKALERDEYRRVTTNKLPEAHIAFLDEVFKASSSILNALLTLLNERCFDNGSERIQTPLITLFGAANELPEEDELSAVYDRFLVRFVVDYIEEDWRFLRMLGADEPHGGTMLSASDLATLAEAARAIEIPETVLGHIVELRRDLGEKEVVASDRRYRQSLGLLRGLALLRGHDVVGDEEVLFLEHVLWNDPAEREVVREALRKLVHGHDEEVQELLFQALELKEYAGRGWKSMDEQTQAIIEVETKLRRILVRLDDLERDATAAGREVPRAVQARAEIDAIRRGLGGT, from the coding sequence TTCATTGAACGCAACGCCGTGGTCGAAGGATCGTTGGCGGCGCTGCTTGCCGGCCAACACGTCCTTCTCGTCGGGCCGCCGGGCACCGCGAAGTCGATGTTGGCAGATGGGGTCTGTCGGCGGATCGAGGGCGCACGCTACTTTCAGTGGCTTCTCACCAAGTTCACGACGCCCGAGGAGGTCTTCGGTGCGGTCAGCCTGAAGGCACTCGAGCGAGACGAGTACCGGCGCGTCACGACGAACAAGCTGCCCGAGGCGCACATCGCGTTCCTCGACGAGGTCTTCAAGGCGAGCTCGTCGATTCTGAACGCGCTCCTCACGCTCCTGAACGAGCGCTGTTTCGACAATGGCAGCGAACGCATTCAGACCCCGCTGATCACGCTCTTCGGTGCCGCGAACGAGCTTCCCGAGGAAGACGAGCTCTCCGCCGTCTACGATCGGTTCCTGGTGCGGTTCGTCGTCGACTACATCGAAGAGGATTGGCGCTTCCTCAGAATGCTGGGAGCGGACGAACCGCATGGCGGCACGATGCTGTCGGCGAGCGATCTCGCGACTCTCGCGGAGGCGGCCCGCGCGATCGAGATTCCGGAGACGGTCCTCGGCCACATCGTCGAGCTCCGTCGCGATCTCGGCGAGAAGGAGGTGGTCGCGTCGGATCGCCGCTATCGCCAGAGCCTCGGTCTGCTGCGCGGCCTCGCGCTTCTCCGCGGGCATGACGTGGTGGGTGACGAGGAAGTCCTGTTTCTGGAGCACGTCTTGTGGAACGATCCCGCCGAGCGCGAGGTCGTCCGGGAGGCGCTCCGCAAGCTGGTGCACGGGCACGACGAGGAGGTCCAGGAACTTCTCTTCCAGGCGCTCGAGCTGAAGGAGTACGCTGGTCGCGGGTGGAAGAGCATGGACGAGCAGACGCAGGCCATCATCGAGGTAGAGACGAAGCTGCGTCGCATTCTGGTTCGACTCGACGATCTCGAGCGCGACGCGACCGCCGCCGGGCGGGAGGTCCCGCGCGCGGTGCAAGCGCGTGCGGAGATCGACGCGATTCGGCGAGGCCTGGGCGGGACGTGA